CAGGCAAACATTATAGGCGACTGATAAGGATAAACTAATGGTTATATAAAAACTTCTTCTCGCTAGGTCTAAAATACCAGGACACAGCAATAAGGAGCAGATAAAGTAGTGCCGGAGCTATGAGACCAACAGAATCTCCTACAACAATGTGCGAATACAAGGCACCAGTCACCGTGAAGAAAATACCAGCATAAGCCCATTCTTTCAATAGCGGTCTCCTTGGTGAAAGCAGTGCTACGACTGCTAATATTTTCCAGACACCTAGTAGTGGGAGGATATAGTCCGGATACCCCAGATGGTCTACATTTTGTACTCCACCTGCTCCCTCAGTTTTTATCCGAAAGATTTGTATAATGGCTGTAGATACCAGCCCCAAGGACAACCATACCGTTGCAATCCAATAAATTATTTTATCCCTCTTTTTCATTATTATATTGTTTTAGTTTACAATTGACTATTTGTTATGATACTCAGATCTGAATAAGTCCAATAATATTGTTGTTACTATCTTTAGCGCTTGCAACCAGTTTCCCCCCACCGACATCAGTTATATTCCGTATCATTTCGGCACCCCCATCGACAAGAATCTCCAAACTGCTTTTGATATTATCAACATGAAAAAAGGCAGTTAACCCATCTTCCGGGTTATTCGGCACCAGACCGATATCCTGATTATTGACCTTAAAGCCGATGTAATACGGGCTATCCACATACGGCTCCACAGCCAATAATTTTGTGAATAATGCTTTCGATTGTGCCATGTCCTTCACGGGATAAAGCACCGTTTTGATTCCTTGATTCATTGTTATTATATTTTTGCCTACTCTTTTGGATTTTCAGTGACTCCCGTTTTTTGTGGTTGCTGCTCCACTATTTATCTGTTGCATTGCCTATTAGGACTTCAGTCGCATTGAATTTTTCCGCTATAAATTACAAATCATTAAATACGTAGCTACTTGACTACAAATATACATGTAGTTATTTAACTACAAAACATTTTTTGTTTTTTTCCGATTGATGCAGATTCGAATAATTTTTATTCGATGTATCAATTCAGCTCTGAAAAAAGATTGGAACAACAATT
The window above is part of the Sphingobacterium sp. ML3W genome. Proteins encoded here:
- a CDS encoding DoxX family protein — its product is MKKRDKIIYWIATVWLSLGLVSTAIIQIFRIKTEGAGGVQNVDHLGYPDYILPLLGVWKILAVVALLSPRRPLLKEWAYAGIFFTVTGALYSHIVVGDSVGLIAPALLYLLLIAVSWYFRPSEKKFLYNH